Proteins encoded by one window of Enterococcus faecalis:
- a CDS encoding MurR/RpiR family transcriptional regulator, which yields MEPIRSIRQKYKDFSKVNKRIADYILKDPTRLLSLTANEIASNSETSPASVTRFSKQLGFDSWEELKLSIAAVQAASNGKKDIDPIVAADDSVDTICMKVESLLNATIEDLFYTVDKQALERAIAHVKKAEKIHLVGIGASSLTTYNLYHKFNRAGRQAIFNYDSHMMLEFLNYATAQDILITVSYSGLTKEALIACEIAKNRGATVIFITSNDGENVRSLSDEVLLVPNNEHLIRVGAISSIASSMAIGDVLYLGSIQDDLDTEIERNMIETSQLVSRLKEK from the coding sequence AATATAAGGACTTTTCCAAAGTAAATAAGAGAATCGCAGACTATATACTGAAGGATCCGACCCGTCTTCTCTCATTAACAGCAAACGAAATTGCTAGCAATAGCGAAACTTCTCCAGCATCAGTTACCCGTTTTTCTAAACAATTAGGGTTTGACAGCTGGGAAGAGTTAAAACTATCCATTGCAGCGGTACAAGCTGCCAGTAACGGTAAAAAAGATATTGATCCAATTGTAGCGGCGGATGATTCGGTGGATACTATTTGTATGAAAGTGGAATCTTTATTAAATGCTACGATTGAGGATTTATTTTATACAGTGGATAAACAAGCCTTGGAACGAGCAATCGCGCATGTTAAAAAAGCGGAAAAAATTCATTTGGTTGGAATTGGTGCCTCTTCTTTAACGACTTATAATCTTTATCACAAGTTTAACCGCGCTGGTCGCCAAGCAATTTTTAATTATGATAGTCACATGATGTTGGAGTTTTTAAATTATGCAACGGCACAAGACATTTTGATCACGGTCTCCTATAGTGGTTTGACAAAAGAAGCCTTAATCGCCTGTGAAATTGCCAAAAATAGGGGCGCAACGGTTATTTTTATTACCAGTAACGATGGAGAAAACGTGCGATCATTGAGCGATGAAGTTCTTTTAGTCCCCAATAATGAGCACCTCATTCGAGTTGGGGCTATTTCATCGATTGCTTCGTCAATGGCAATTGGCGATGTTCTGTATTTAGGTTCAATTCAAGATGATTTAGACACAGAAATTGAACGTAATATGATTGAAACGAGTCAACTTGTCAGCCGTCTAAAAGAGAAGTAG